In Paenibacillus sp. 1781tsa1, one DNA window encodes the following:
- a CDS encoding DEAD/DEAH box helicase, whose translation MTNLNFSDFNLEPLVLQAITELGFEEATPIQSKAIPLALEGRDLIGQAQTGTGKTAAFGIPLISKITKSDEKIRALIMAPTRELAIQVAEEIEKLTRFKGLRSLPIYGGQDIVRQIRALKRKPQIIIGTPGRLLDHINRKTIKLDDVQTVVLDEADEMLDMGFMEDIQSILKQVPDERQTMLFSATMPPNIQKLAQQFLNNPEHVSVIPKQVSAPLIDQAYIEVPERQKFEALSRLLDMESPELAIVFGRTKRRVDELAEALQKRGYSADGLHGDLSQNQRDTVMRKFRDGSIDVLVATDVAARGLDVSGVTHVVNFDLPQDPESYVHRIGRTGRAGKEGAAWSFVTPREIDHLHFIERVTRHRIPRKPLPTMAEAVEGKQRLTAERLLEIVQSGELNEYKGIAIQMLEQYDSVQLLSAALKLLTGDKKDAQVDLTPEDPIRAKRRKPDVRSGGRKPSGYSGNRSSGSGGSGGGYNRDRNSSGGGRGGYNRDRNSGSSTGGGSREGGYNRDRKPRPSSNEGRRPAKDSSFE comes from the coding sequence TTGACAAATTTAAATTTCTCAGATTTCAATCTTGAACCGCTGGTGCTGCAAGCCATCACTGAGCTCGGGTTTGAAGAAGCAACACCGATTCAATCCAAAGCAATTCCTTTGGCACTCGAAGGAAGAGATTTGATTGGTCAAGCACAAACAGGTACAGGTAAAACTGCTGCATTCGGTATTCCGTTGATCAGCAAAATCACCAAAAGTGACGAAAAAATCCGCGCCCTCATTATGGCACCTACACGTGAACTTGCAATCCAAGTTGCAGAAGAGATCGAAAAACTCACTCGCTTCAAAGGTCTGCGCTCCCTGCCAATCTATGGCGGACAAGATATCGTTCGTCAGATTCGTGCACTGAAAAGAAAACCACAAATTATCATTGGTACACCTGGACGTCTCCTTGACCACATCAACCGCAAAACAATCAAACTTGATGATGTACAAACTGTTGTATTGGATGAAGCAGATGAAATGCTCGACATGGGTTTCATGGAGGATATTCAATCTATCCTGAAACAAGTACCAGACGAGCGTCAAACGATGCTGTTCTCAGCAACAATGCCTCCTAACATTCAAAAATTGGCTCAACAATTCTTGAACAACCCTGAACATGTATCTGTAATTCCTAAACAAGTAAGTGCACCATTGATCGACCAAGCTTACATTGAAGTTCCTGAGCGTCAAAAATTCGAAGCACTTAGCCGTTTGCTGGATATGGAATCTCCTGAACTGGCGATCGTATTCGGACGTACCAAACGTCGTGTTGATGAATTGGCTGAAGCTCTGCAAAAACGTGGATATTCTGCTGATGGTCTCCATGGTGACCTTTCCCAGAATCAACGTGATACAGTAATGCGTAAGTTCCGTGACGGCAGCATTGATGTACTCGTTGCAACAGACGTAGCTGCGCGTGGTCTCGATGTATCCGGCGTAACTCACGTTGTGAACTTTGACCTTCCGCAAGATCCGGAGAGCTATGTTCACCGTATCGGTCGTACAGGTCGTGCGGGTAAAGAGGGTGCTGCTTGGTCCTTCGTTACACCGCGTGAGATTGATCACTTGCACTTCATTGAGCGTGTGACACGTCACCGTATTCCACGTAAACCACTGCCAACAATGGCAGAAGCGGTTGAAGGAAAACAACGTTTGACAGCAGAGCGCTTGCTGGAAATCGTACAATCGGGCGAATTGAACGAATACAAAGGTATCGCGATTCAGATGCTTGAGCAATATGATTCTGTTCAACTGTTGTCGGCTGCTCTGAAGCTCCTGACAGGTGACAAAAAAGATGCTCAAGTTGACCTGACTCCTGAAGATCCAATCCGTGCGAAGCGTCGCAAACCGGATGTTCGCTCTGGCGGACGTAAACCATCTGGCTATAGCGGTAACCGCAGCAGTGGTAGCGGCGGCAGTGGTGGTGGCTACAACCGTGATCGCAACAGCAGTGGCGGCGGACGTGGTGGCTACAACCGTGATCGTAACAGCGGCAGCAGCACTGGTGGCGGAAGCAGAGAAGGTGGTTACAACCGTGACCGCAAACCTCGTCCAAGCTCCAACGAAGGACGTCGTCCAGCGAAAGATTCCTCTTTCGAGTAA
- a CDS encoding MerR family transcriptional regulator has protein sequence MKLFRIGELAKTAGVSERTIDYYTKLGLIAPEERTQKNYRLYSNETLTRLERIVQMKQEKYSLDEIKQSLEKWRLVSTEEQVASKLTTLELHVQQLEREVNELKPLLGEMKPVQARKMMAGLLTKSAGTMEALKILLENTMM, from the coding sequence ATGAAACTTTTTCGGATTGGCGAGCTCGCCAAGACCGCTGGTGTTAGTGAACGGACGATTGATTATTACACAAAGCTTGGACTGATCGCTCCCGAAGAACGCACACAAAAAAATTATCGTCTCTATAGTAATGAAACTTTAACGAGGCTTGAACGTATTGTACAGATGAAACAAGAGAAGTATAGTCTCGACGAGATTAAGCAATCTCTTGAGAAGTGGCGTCTGGTTAGTACAGAAGAACAAGTTGCCAGCAAATTGACAACATTGGAGCTTCATGTACAACAACTTGAGCGAGAGGTTAACGAACTCAAACCGCTACTTGGAGAGATGAAACCTGTACAAGCACGTAAAATGATGGCAGGACTTCTCACCAAAAGTGCCGGTACAATGGAGGCACTTAAAATCTTGCTTGAGAACACCATGATGTAG
- a CDS encoding LysR family transcriptional regulator: MELRQLHYFLKVAQKEHVTQAAEELHVAQSAVSRQIHQLEEELGVDLFMQKGRNLQLTAVGQLFCKRIEGILKDLDKAVGEVHEFLDPEHGEIRIGFPHSLGIHLIPSVVAAFRQRYPNVKFRFKQGMFPTLIRDVLSGEVDLAFISPFPEKHDQVDGDIVLTEELHAILPPNHPLAGEETIALEQLKDDKFVLFSKGYSLRPIVWHACLEAGFTPKIAFEGEETDTIRGLVAAGMGVSLLPEMALFQTNPLQPAHVAISHPKVTRTIGLIHRADDKLPLVAQSFRSFLLHYFGLQQNNTPSD; encoded by the coding sequence GTGGAATTAAGACAGTTGCATTACTTTTTGAAAGTGGCACAGAAGGAACATGTAACACAGGCTGCTGAAGAGTTGCATGTGGCACAGTCGGCGGTGAGTCGTCAGATTCATCAGCTGGAAGAAGAACTGGGCGTGGACCTTTTTATGCAAAAGGGACGAAACCTGCAGTTGACTGCAGTGGGACAGCTTTTTTGCAAACGAATTGAAGGCATATTAAAAGATTTGGACAAAGCAGTGGGGGAAGTTCATGAGTTTCTGGACCCGGAGCATGGGGAGATTCGAATTGGATTTCCGCATAGCCTGGGGATTCATCTCATTCCTTCCGTTGTGGCTGCTTTTCGTCAGCGCTACCCCAACGTGAAATTCAGATTCAAGCAGGGGATGTTCCCTACACTGATTCGTGATGTGTTATCGGGAGAGGTAGACTTGGCATTCATTTCTCCTTTCCCAGAGAAGCATGATCAAGTAGATGGCGATATTGTACTCACGGAAGAATTACATGCGATCCTTCCTCCCAATCACCCGTTGGCTGGTGAAGAGACCATTGCGCTTGAACAGCTCAAGGATGATAAATTTGTATTATTTAGCAAAGGTTATTCGCTTCGTCCTATTGTGTGGCATGCCTGTCTGGAAGCTGGTTTTACACCCAAAATCGCTTTTGAGGGTGAAGAGACCGACACCATCCGTGGATTGGTCGCTGCGGGCATGGGGGTCAGTCTGCTGCCTGAGATGGCGTTATTCCAGACGAATCCGTTGCAACCGGCACACGTGGCCATCTCCCATCCAAAAGTAACACGGACCATCGGGTTAATTCACCGTGCGGATGACAAACTGCCGCTGGTTGCCCAGTCCTTTCGTTCGTTTTTACTTCATTATTTCGGTTTACAACAAAACAATACCCCATCCGATTAA
- the pfkA gene encoding 6-phosphofructokinase, translated as MTAVKKIAVLTSGGDSQGMNAAVRAVVRSGLFHGLEVYGVQRGYQGLLNNDIFPMDLRSVGDIIQRGGTVLQSARCKEFYTAEGQQKGADILRARGIDGLVVIGGDGSYNGANKLSKLGINTMGLPGTIDNDISFTDYTIGFDTAVSIVVDAVNKLRDTMSSHERSSIVEVMGRHCGDIALHAGLASGAETILVPEVPFDMDEVADRMKANFAHGKRHSIIIVAEGVGKGEDVAKELMERCPTYEPRVTVLGHIQRGGTPTPFDRNLASRLGDFAVRSLIAGETDKGCGIIKGELTLTDIDKVVNTKKDFDMETYELAQRLSQ; from the coding sequence ATGACAGCAGTAAAGAAAATCGCAGTGTTAACGAGCGGTGGTGATTCACAGGGGATGAACGCGGCTGTTCGTGCGGTTGTTCGCAGCGGACTGTTTCACGGTCTCGAAGTATATGGAGTTCAACGTGGATACCAAGGTCTTTTGAATAATGACATCTTCCCAATGGATTTGCGGAGTGTAGGGGATATCATCCAACGTGGGGGAACGGTTCTTCAATCGGCACGTTGCAAGGAGTTCTATACCGCTGAAGGTCAGCAAAAAGGTGCGGACATTCTGCGTGCGCGTGGCATTGACGGTCTGGTTGTTATCGGTGGGGATGGTTCCTACAACGGAGCAAACAAACTGAGCAAACTGGGCATTAACACAATGGGTCTGCCAGGAACAATTGATAACGATATTTCATTCACCGACTATACGATCGGATTTGATACAGCTGTAAGCATTGTGGTTGACGCAGTAAACAAATTGCGTGATACGATGTCTTCACACGAACGTTCTTCCATCGTTGAAGTTATGGGTCGTCACTGTGGGGATATCGCGTTGCATGCCGGACTTGCTTCGGGTGCTGAAACCATTCTTGTGCCGGAAGTTCCGTTTGACATGGACGAAGTGGCAGATCGGATGAAAGCTAACTTTGCACATGGTAAACGTCACAGTATTATCATCGTTGCAGAAGGCGTGGGCAAGGGTGAGGATGTAGCGAAAGAACTGATGGAACGTTGCCCGACGTATGAGCCGCGTGTAACCGTTCTGGGTCACATTCAGCGTGGGGGTACGCCAACACCTTTCGACCGTAACCTGGCGAGCCGTCTGGGCGACTTCGCTGTTCGTAGTCTGATCGCAGGCGAGACAGACAAAGGTTGTGGCATTATCAAGGGTGAACTTACCCTGACGGATATTGATAAAGTAGTTAATACGAAAAAAGATTTCGATATGGAGACTTACGAGCTTGCACAACGTTTGTCCCAATAA
- a CDS encoding MATE family efflux transporter yields the protein MNTTSFSQKVKQFLIIFLPIFTTQIALSAMSFFDTNMSGKFSPADLAGVAIGTSLWMPVQTGLSGILIGITPIVSHLLGSKRNDQIGYNVIQALYLGIAVSLVVIGAGALLLGPILNGMPLEPHVAQVAFYFLCALAFGIIPLFGYTVLRSFMDALGQTRTTMFITLVSLPVNILLNYLLIFGRWGFPQLGGVGAGVATACTYWLIFLISLFFVHRMEPFAQYGIFRQWTRVSLAKWKELLKIGIPIGFATFFETSIFAAVTLMMSRFDTTTIAAHQAALNFASTLYMLPVSICMALTILVGFEAGAGRLKDAKQYSLLGIGGAIGLSLLTAIVLIVFGEQIAGVYSNDREVIALTQHFLIYAIFFQISDAIATPTQGALRGYKDVNPALIITFVAYWIIGLPVGYLTATYTSLGAFGYWIGLIAGLAVGATALLWRLFRVQKQAALRKA from the coding sequence ATGAACACAACAAGTTTTTCACAAAAAGTGAAGCAATTCCTGATTATATTTTTGCCCATCTTCACCACTCAAATCGCCCTCTCTGCCATGTCGTTCTTCGATACGAATATGTCAGGCAAGTTTTCCCCGGCCGACCTTGCAGGTGTTGCTATTGGCACAAGTCTGTGGATGCCAGTTCAAACTGGTCTAAGCGGGATTCTAATTGGTATTACACCCATCGTATCCCATCTGTTAGGTTCCAAACGTAATGATCAGATCGGATATAACGTCATACAGGCGTTGTATCTTGGCATTGCTGTCAGTCTCGTCGTGATCGGAGCCGGGGCCTTGTTACTTGGCCCTATACTGAACGGAATGCCTTTGGAACCCCACGTTGCCCAAGTCGCCTTCTATTTTTTGTGCGCACTCGCTTTTGGCATTATCCCGCTCTTCGGATATACCGTGCTGCGCAGCTTCATGGATGCACTAGGTCAGACGCGAACGACAATGTTCATTACGCTGGTCTCCCTGCCTGTTAATATCTTGCTAAATTATCTGCTGATATTCGGCCGCTGGGGCTTCCCACAATTGGGCGGCGTTGGTGCGGGAGTCGCTACAGCTTGTACGTACTGGCTCATCTTTCTCATTAGTCTCTTTTTTGTCCATCGGATGGAACCTTTCGCCCAATACGGCATTTTCCGTCAGTGGACCCGTGTATCCTTGGCCAAGTGGAAAGAGTTACTCAAAATCGGGATTCCGATTGGATTCGCGACTTTTTTTGAAACGTCCATCTTTGCTGCTGTGACTTTAATGATGAGCCGTTTTGACACCACAACGATCGCTGCCCATCAGGCGGCTCTGAACTTCGCTTCTACGCTCTACATGCTGCCTGTGAGCATATGTATGGCTCTTACGATCCTTGTAGGCTTTGAGGCAGGTGCAGGGCGTCTGAAAGATGCCAAACAGTACAGTCTGCTCGGCATTGGTGGAGCCATCGGACTCTCACTGCTGACAGCCATCGTGTTGATTGTGTTCGGCGAACAGATTGCAGGCGTGTATTCGAACGATCGAGAGGTTATTGCACTTACGCAGCATTTCCTCATTTACGCCATTTTCTTTCAGATCTCGGATGCCATTGCTACACCAACCCAGGGAGCATTGCGTGGCTACAAAGATGTTAATCCGGCACTAATCATTACGTTCGTAGCGTATTGGATCATTGGCTTGCCTGTTGGTTATCTAACGGCTACATATACTTCTCTCGGTGCCTTCGGATACTGGATCGGACTTATTGCCGGCCTTGCTGTAGGAGCAACAGCGCTTCTCTGGAGACTCTTTCGGGTACAAAAACAAGCCGCACTGCGCAAGGCTTAA
- a CDS encoding YitT family protein, whose amino-acid sequence MPKIIWHSLVIILGAAAIACGFNWFLVPHQLLSGGVSGISMLLGYFTTLNLSIMYFVLNIPLLIAGWFILGRRFITLSILSVAATSWFIALLPVFAVATDPLLSSVFGGVLIGMGTGVSFRVGGSTGGLDIVGSIFTRKRDFPIGTVMAGMNGSIIMLAGYLSDNWNTALASMVSIYITGKVLDLIHISHVKVTLYIITNETEAMLKKLLVRPRGVTKIKTQGAYTDIEKDMLMTVTTRYELVEIKRIIKDTDPNAFVNIVETVGVMGSFRRS is encoded by the coding sequence TTGCCCAAAATAATTTGGCACTCTTTAGTGATCATTTTGGGTGCTGCAGCGATTGCTTGCGGCTTTAACTGGTTCTTGGTCCCCCATCAGCTTTTAAGCGGCGGGGTGTCCGGTATTTCAATGCTTCTGGGTTATTTTACAACGTTGAATCTTAGTATAATGTATTTTGTTCTTAACATTCCCTTGCTCATTGCAGGTTGGTTTATTCTTGGACGACGCTTCATTACATTAAGTATTCTTTCGGTAGCAGCCACTTCTTGGTTCATTGCGCTCCTGCCTGTTTTTGCTGTGGCTACAGACCCTTTACTTAGTTCTGTATTTGGCGGTGTGCTTATTGGAATGGGTACTGGCGTTTCCTTCCGAGTCGGCGGCTCCACAGGAGGACTCGACATTGTTGGGTCCATTTTCACGCGTAAACGAGACTTTCCGATTGGTACAGTGATGGCCGGCATGAACGGTTCGATTATTATGCTTGCAGGGTACCTGAGTGACAATTGGAATACAGCCTTGGCCTCCATGGTATCCATTTACATTACAGGCAAAGTGCTTGATCTGATCCATATCAGTCACGTCAAAGTAACCCTGTATATTATCACCAACGAAACCGAAGCCATGTTAAAAAAATTACTTGTTCGGCCTCGTGGAGTTACCAAAATTAAGACTCAGGGAGCATACACGGATATTGAAAAGGACATGCTCATGACCGTTACCACCCGCTACGAGTTGGTTGAAATTAAACGTATTATCAAGGATACCGATCCAAATGCTTTTGTTAACATAGTGGAAACGGTTGGTGTTATGGGCTCATTTCGCAGAAGTTAA
- a CDS encoding putative glycoside hydrolase: protein MNMFWALLAMAFGSFGGAPAVADQGNPQFQSLTNSFNTAIIQSQKDQVVIDADNPPAKIDPQPDAPVVKGIYVTAYSAGGARMKELLELTDSTELNAMVIDIKDDLGYITYPTENKALQKMGKSQSFIRDIDALMKRLQKHDVYPIARVVVFKDTILAKQNPELSFRNKDGSVWANGKGDSFVNPYSKEVWDYNIEIAKEAAKLGFKEIQFDYVRFPEGFETRADVLKYTKSDKSRVDVVAEFVQYARKELAPLGVRVSVDIFGYAASVPAAEGIGQDFVKISENVDVISPMVYPSHYSTGWYGVKDPDKDPYTTIKGSMEDTHKKLDPTKELKPVIRPWIQDFTASWLGSGHYIKYGKKQVEDQIRAMKDMDVHEYLLWNASNRYTSGVQYK from the coding sequence ATGAACATGTTTTGGGCCTTATTGGCGATGGCCTTTGGAAGCTTTGGTGGTGCCCCCGCAGTAGCGGATCAGGGAAATCCCCAGTTCCAATCGTTAACCAACAGTTTTAACACCGCAATTATCCAATCTCAAAAAGATCAGGTCGTTATTGATGCCGATAACCCACCTGCTAAAATTGATCCTCAACCTGATGCACCTGTGGTCAAAGGTATTTATGTCACGGCCTACAGCGCTGGCGGCGCACGTATGAAAGAATTGCTGGAACTGACAGACAGTACCGAACTGAATGCCATGGTCATTGATATCAAAGACGATCTTGGATACATAACTTATCCCACAGAAAACAAAGCGCTACAGAAAATGGGCAAATCCCAATCCTTTATTCGGGATATTGATGCCTTGATGAAACGGTTGCAAAAACATGACGTCTACCCGATCGCACGTGTCGTTGTATTCAAAGATACGATTCTTGCCAAGCAAAATCCAGAGCTTTCCTTCCGAAATAAGGATGGATCTGTATGGGCCAATGGCAAAGGCGACAGCTTCGTGAATCCGTACAGCAAGGAAGTATGGGACTATAATATCGAGATTGCGAAGGAAGCAGCCAAACTTGGATTCAAAGAGATTCAATTTGACTACGTTCGTTTCCCGGAAGGTTTCGAAACTCGAGCCGATGTACTGAAATATACCAAGTCCGACAAGTCACGGGTCGATGTTGTGGCTGAATTCGTGCAATATGCACGCAAGGAGTTGGCCCCGCTAGGTGTTCGTGTCTCGGTGGACATTTTCGGTTATGCCGCTTCTGTACCAGCGGCCGAAGGCATTGGACAGGATTTTGTTAAAATATCCGAAAATGTGGACGTAATCTCACCGATGGTATACCCTAGTCACTATTCAACGGGATGGTATGGGGTAAAGGACCCTGACAAAGATCCTTACACCACCATCAAAGGCTCGATGGAAGACACACACAAGAAACTGGACCCTACCAAAGAGCTCAAACCCGTCATTCGTCCGTGGATTCAGGACTTCACAGCAAGCTGGCTGGGAAGTGGGCATTATATCAAGTATGGCAAGAAACAAGTGGAAGACCAGATTAGAGCGATGAAAGACATGGATGTGCATGAATATCTGCTCTGGAATGCGTCCAATCGTTATACATCCGGTGTGCAATATAAGTAA
- the tpx gene encoding thiol peroxidase, with product MTQERTGAATFKGNPITLIGPELKVGDQAPDFTLSKNLVEDASLKDFAGKIKLISVVPSLDTGVCDAQTRRFNVEAGDLGDNVVVLTVSVDLPFAQARWCGAAGVDRVVTLSDYKTRSFGEDYGVLIKEFQLDMRSIFVLDAEDRITYVEYLPEMTDSPNFEQAIAAVKALL from the coding sequence ATGACACAAGAACGTACAGGCGCAGCCACATTCAAAGGCAACCCTATTACATTGATCGGACCCGAACTGAAAGTGGGCGATCAAGCACCTGATTTTACCCTGAGCAAAAACCTGGTTGAAGATGCTTCCCTGAAAGACTTCGCAGGCAAAATCAAATTAATCAGCGTTGTTCCTTCCCTGGATACTGGCGTATGTGATGCGCAAACTCGTCGTTTCAACGTTGAAGCTGGAGATCTCGGAGACAATGTTGTTGTCTTGACAGTAAGCGTTGACCTTCCGTTCGCTCAAGCCCGTTGGTGTGGAGCAGCTGGTGTTGACCGCGTAGTTACATTGTCAGACTACAAAACACGTTCTTTCGGTGAAGATTATGGCGTTCTGATCAAAGAATTCCAACTCGACATGCGCTCCATTTTTGTTTTGGATGCCGAAGACCGGATTACATATGTGGAGTATTTGCCTGAAATGACAGACTCCCCTAACTTCGAACAAGCCATTGCTGCTGTAAAAGCATTGCTGTAG
- a CDS encoding DUF1499 domain-containing protein — MTLKRTLVGIIRSMEGTSDRAKDPKLKTRYYNLSKDRAWEEVSSTLKKIPGYKVLHEVPSVGEVILEKRTTFGRTMDITVSIISVSPVRSAVDMYSASRGSLGDLGSNYRTIMNLFSVLDKKLSKYKAND, encoded by the coding sequence TTGACCTTAAAGAGAACGCTCGTCGGTATCATCCGCAGCATGGAGGGGACCAGCGATCGAGCCAAGGATCCCAAATTAAAAACACGGTATTATAACTTATCCAAAGACAGAGCCTGGGAAGAGGTCTCTTCGACACTCAAAAAGATTCCGGGTTATAAAGTGCTGCATGAAGTGCCTTCTGTTGGAGAAGTTATACTGGAGAAGCGGACTACCTTTGGACGGACGATGGATATTACAGTTTCCATTATTTCGGTAAGTCCTGTTCGTAGTGCGGTGGATATGTATTCAGCTTCACGTGGTTCACTTGGAGACTTGGGTTCGAATTATCGCACAATTATGAACTTATTCTCTGTATTGGATAAGAAGCTTAGCAAGTATAAAGCGAATGATTGA
- a CDS encoding zinc metallopeptidase yields MSFNNGMFVLIIIAFLLSLWAQFRVKGTFRRWSEVPNQNGMTGYDAARQMLDANGLHDVPIEPVRGTLSDHYDPINRVVRLSEPVYYENSISAVSVACHEVGHAIQHKESYPMLALRHRIFPIVNFASGLAPFLLIAGFIFNAMNLVGIGIIFFSVTVAFQLITLPVEFNASNRAREIMVSEGYIRNEEEKGVAKVLNAAALTYVAAALISLLELIRYIGIFNSRD; encoded by the coding sequence ATGAGTTTTAATAACGGTATGTTCGTATTGATCATTATCGCCTTTTTGCTCTCTTTATGGGCGCAATTTCGCGTTAAAGGTACATTTAGACGTTGGTCGGAGGTACCGAACCAGAACGGAATGACTGGTTACGATGCCGCTCGCCAGATGCTCGATGCTAACGGCCTGCATGATGTTCCAATTGAACCTGTACGTGGTACGCTCTCTGATCACTATGATCCGATCAATCGGGTTGTACGTTTATCAGAACCAGTATATTATGAAAACTCAATCTCAGCTGTTTCGGTAGCGTGTCACGAAGTTGGCCACGCCATTCAGCATAAAGAAAGTTATCCAATGCTGGCACTGCGTCACCGGATCTTCCCAATTGTGAACTTTGCATCCGGATTAGCTCCATTCCTGTTGATTGCAGGATTCATCTTCAATGCCATGAACCTTGTAGGTATCGGTATCATCTTCTTCTCCGTAACTGTAGCATTCCAACTCATCACTTTACCGGTTGAGTTCAATGCAAGTAATCGCGCCAGAGAGATTATGGTATCCGAAGGGTACATCCGTAACGAAGAAGAAAAAGGTGTTGCAAAGGTTCTGAATGCCGCAGCTTTGACTTACGTTGCTGCAGCGTTGATCTCACTGCTTGAGTTGATTCGTTATATCGGAATCTTCAACAGCCGCGATTAA
- a CDS encoding YesL family protein, with product MEFKGAMGGIYRLTEWITRLAATNLLWAICSSPFLFFLIMKLLVMQQNLANESLQMNWAIAIVAPLTLFPATSALFTVVRKWNMGDTDVPIFRTFFVGYKENYKQSLIGGIFYTLLFAIMYLDYTVYMTQFRNMQLVGIIMLVLLLLLFVSLFNFFSMVVHYHMSIGLIIKNAVLLTLIRPFRVFSTLLGSGLLFYIGFRYPVLFVFFIISIIAWFAFFNFYATFNKMQEQMEKMQLKKEEEEAAALAEQSAENGETSEPSDDKNITLQK from the coding sequence TTGGAATTTAAAGGAGCTATGGGTGGGATCTACCGGCTTACAGAGTGGATTACGAGACTGGCCGCAACCAATCTGTTGTGGGCTATTTGTTCGTCTCCGTTCTTGTTTTTCTTGATTATGAAACTGCTCGTTATGCAGCAGAACCTCGCCAACGAATCATTGCAAATGAACTGGGCTATAGCCATTGTGGCACCGCTTACACTGTTCCCGGCGACGTCGGCGCTGTTTACGGTTGTTCGTAAATGGAATATGGGGGATACGGATGTGCCGATCTTCCGTACGTTCTTTGTAGGTTACAAGGAAAACTACAAGCAAAGTTTAATCGGGGGCATTTTTTACACATTGTTGTTCGCGATCATGTATCTGGATTATACCGTGTACATGACGCAGTTCCGCAACATGCAGCTCGTGGGAATCATTATGCTTGTGCTGCTTCTCTTGTTATTTGTATCACTCTTTAACTTTTTCTCGATGGTTGTACATTATCACATGTCCATTGGACTCATTATCAAAAATGCAGTACTGTTAACGCTGATCAGACCATTCCGTGTATTTTCCACATTGCTGGGAAGCGGACTGCTGTTCTACATTGGTTTCCGTTATCCGGTCTTGTTCGTCTTCTTCATTATCAGCATCATTGCCTGGTTCGCGTTCTTTAACTTCTACGCAACCTTCAACAAGATGCAGGAGCAGATGGAGAAGATGCAGCTGAAGAAGGAAGAAGAGGAAGCTGCTGCGCTGGCTGAACAATCAGCAGAGAATGGTGAGACATCTGAGCCATCAGACGACAAAAACATTACATTGCAAAAATAA
- a CDS encoding rhomboid family intramembrane serine protease: MIFIRYENWKGYLKYFPLTSIFLIANVVMFIVLTVNGGSTNNMVLLKFGALTNHELFAQEWWRYITSIFLHAGFSHLLFNSFALIVFAPPMERLLGSVRYGVLYLGGGVLGNILAVAWYNSIGSITISVGASGAIYAVYGAFLYVALFQRTMMDEASRKTMYTLLLFGIIFSFAMSGINWMAHLGGLLGGFFIYGLLIRLWKPRSLKR; encoded by the coding sequence ATGATATTTATTCGCTATGAGAACTGGAAAGGTTATTTGAAGTATTTCCCTTTGACGTCGATTTTTTTAATTGCCAATGTTGTGATGTTTATTGTGTTAACTGTGAACGGTGGCTCAACGAACAATATGGTGCTGCTGAAATTCGGGGCACTTACGAATCATGAACTGTTCGCACAAGAGTGGTGGCGTTACATCACATCCATCTTCCTGCATGCGGGCTTCAGTCATTTATTGTTTAACAGCTTTGCGTTAATTGTATTTGCACCACCAATGGAACGGTTGCTCGGGTCGGTAAGGTATGGTGTATTGTACCTGGGTGGCGGTGTGTTGGGTAATATCCTTGCTGTTGCATGGTACAACTCGATTGGGAGTATCACCATCTCTGTAGGTGCTTCAGGAGCGATCTATGCCGTCTATGGTGCATTTCTGTATGTAGCGTTGTTCCAGCGAACGATGATGGACGAGGCTTCGCGCAAAACGATGTACACTTTGCTTTTGTTCGGGATCATATTCTCCTTCGCCATGTCGGGCATCAATTGGATGGCACACCTCGGAGGATTGTTGGGTGGATTCTTTATTTACGGACTGTTGATCAGGCTGTGGAAACCCCGCAGCTTAAAGCGGTAG